From a region of the Triticum aestivum cultivar Chinese Spring chromosome 7D, IWGSC CS RefSeq v2.1, whole genome shotgun sequence genome:
- the LOC123171403 gene encoding uncharacterized protein yields the protein MAVLRWQYLELVETEQAVFSEHAVDGEHVGGKHDGDKDEEEFDIEEWGRIIHDSNDDCTGPNPIGDNPSLAIDLSRRCASPRRRNNGEVARPSPSVSVAGSGDTVCKLTDEKLLGWARVAMVALSSLSHLSASLLPGIAGNQ from the exons ATGGCGGTCCTCCGCTGGCAGTACCTCGAGCTTGTGGAGACGGAGCAGGCGGTCTTCTCAGAGCACGCGGTCGACGGGGAGCACGTCGGCGGCAAGCACGATGGCGACAAGGACGAGGAGGAGTTCGACATTGAAGAGTGGGGGCGCATCATCCACGACTCCAACGACGACTGCACAGGCCCGAACCCCATAGGCG ATAATCCTTCTCTAGCGATCGATTTGTCCCGACGCTGTGCATCCCCGCGGCGGAGGAATAATGGCGAGGTAGCTCGGCCGTCTCCTTCCGTTTCTGTTGCTGGGAGTGGAG ATACTGTTTGTAAATTAACGGACGAGAAGCTGCTTGGATGGGCTCGGGTGGCGATGGTAGCATTGTCTTCTTTGTCGCATCTGTCCGCCTCTCTTCTTCCAG GTATTGCAGGCAACCAGTAA